One Primulina tabacum isolate GXHZ01 chromosome 10, ASM2559414v2, whole genome shotgun sequence DNA segment encodes these proteins:
- the LOC142505821 gene encoding protein phosphatase 2C 7-like gives MKINKQVSPLDFPPLWGLSSICGRMSEMEDSVIALPHFLNIPSQMLGDGQILVPERQDLDSTAHLFGVFDGHGGPQVANYCREHLHLALAEELSIASEANSKIENGVHNWKEEWTKVFVNCLRKLDDEVGGFPTAANRGMAFNPVLPPIAPDSVGSTAVIAVVCSTHIIVANCGDSRAVICRGKASMPLSIDHKPNREDECARIEAAGGRVINWEGYRVSGVLAMSRSIGDRYLRPYVIADPELIFIPRAKEDECLILASDGLWDVMTNQEACDLARRRIQLWHRKNGATLSKERGEDVDPAAQDAADYLSQFALHRGSKDNISVIVLDLKAQRKVRNKT, from the exons ATGAAGATAAACAAGCAGGTCTCTCCCTTAGATTTTCCACCCCTTTGGGGCTTGTCATCGATTTGTGGAAGAATGTCCGAAATGGAAGACTCGGTTATTGCACTTCCACATTTCTTGAATATTCCTTCTCAGATGTTGGGTGACGGCCAAATTTTGGTTCCTGAGCGTCAAGATTTAGATTCAACGGCTCATCTGTTCGGAGTTTTTGATGGACACGGAGGTCCCCAG GTTGCTAATTATTGTCGAGAGCATCTACACCTAGCTTTAGCAGAGGAACTAAGTATTGCTTCCGAAGCAAATTCTAAGATTGAAAATGGTGTGCATAATTGGAAAGAAGAGTGGACGAAGGTTTTCGTCAATTGTTTGCGCAAACTAGATGATGAAGTTGGAGGATTCCCCACAGCTGCTAATAGGGGCATGGCTTTTAACCCTGTACTTCCACCTATTGCTCCTGACTCAGTTGGTTCTACTGCTGTTATTGCTGTTGTCTGTTCGACTCATATTATTGTTGCTAATTGTGGTGATTCAAGAGCGGTTATTTGTCGAGGGAAAGCATCGATGCCATTATCTATAGACCATAAA CCAAATAGAGAGGACGAGTGCGCCAGGATAGAAGCTGCAGGAGGCAGGGTCATTAACTGGGAAGGATATCGAGTTTCTGGGGTCCTTGCCATGTCAAGATCCATTG GTGATAGATACTTGAGGCCCTACGTTATTGCTGATCCGGAATTGATTTTCATTCCTCGAGCCAAAGAAGACGAGTGCCTTATCCTAGCTAGTGATGGTCTATGGGACGTAATGACAAATCAAGAGGCTTGTGATTTGGCACGAAGGCGAATCCAACTTTGGCACAGGAAGAACGGTGCTACCCTTTCGAAAGAAAGAGGTGAGGATGTCGATCCTGCGGCCCAAGATGCAGCAGATTATCTCTCACAGTTTGCGCTCCATAGAGGAAGCAAAGATAATATCTCCGTTATTGTGTTAGATTTGAAAGCTCAAAGGAAGGTTAGAAACAAGACTTGA